One Anolis carolinensis isolate JA03-04 chromosome 5, rAnoCar3.1.pri, whole genome shotgun sequence DNA segment encodes these proteins:
- the gar1 gene encoding H/ACA ribonucleoprotein complex subunit 1, with amino-acid sequence MSFRGRGGGNRGGGFNRGGGFNRGGGGFNRGGFSRGGGRGGFGRGGGRGGFNRGGYDQGPPESVVILGEFMHPCEDDIVCKCITQESKVPYFNAPVYLENKEQIGKVDEIFGQIRDFYFSVKLSDNMKASSFKKLQKFYIDPMKLLPLQRFLPRPPGEKGPPRGGRGGRGGRGGGRGGGGRGGGGFRGGRGGGGFRGGRGGGGGGRGFRGRGR; translated from the exons ATGTCATtccgaggaagaggagggggcaaTCGTGGTGGCGGATTCAATCGTGGAGGTGGATTCAACCGAGGTGGAGGCGGTTTCAATAGAGGCGGATTCAGTCGTGGTGGTGGAAGAGGTGGCTTTGGACgtggaggaggacgaggaggctTCAACAGGGGTGGATATGATCAGGGACCCCCCGAAAGTGTAGTCA TTCTGGGAGAATTTATGCACCCTTGTGAAGATGATATAGTTTGCAAATGTATCACTCAAGAAAGCAAAGTGCCTTATTTCAATGCACCAGTCTATTTAGAAAATAAAGAGCAGATTGGGAAAGTGGATGAAATATTCGGACAGATCAGAGACTTT TATTTTTCCGTCAAACTGTCAGACAATATGAAAGCGTCTTCCTTCAAAAAACTACAAAAG TTTTACATCGATCCAATGAAATTGCTCCCTCTGCAGAGATTTTTGCCACGGCCTCCTGGAGAGAAAGGACCTCCTCGAGGCGGGAGAGGAGGccgcggaggaagaggaggaggccgaggaggaggtgGTAGAGGCGGAG GTGGATTTAGGGGTGGCAGAGGCGGTGGAGGGTTCAGAGGAGGACGAGGTGGTGGAGGTGGTGGCCGAGGATTCAGAG GCAGAGGACGTTAA